A single region of the Cyanobacteria bacterium FACHB-DQ100 genome encodes:
- a CDS encoding alpha/beta hydrolase, whose protein sequence is MAQHSIQTDGHCLSILTHNEEYSSIPVVFIHGITLVADFWLPTLPPTLATTPCYFINLPAHYPSQILPETKVLPLTCEQLATQLHRAIQAVVGDRPVILVGYSAGGLAALSLATYYPTSVSRVLCISGSANGQWNGVMGGLQRLCCMGYLGIWLFKLIYKLSTLNPVLYRWISGLFAGDRSTYFDAPSLEPTLTAVYSKAIHHNPDDLAYLFHSFASMDLSEELSRIQSPVLILAGDCDSVISHRQTQHLAKTIPQVELQVLPGMGHMFFAERLAEYQQVLTSWVTQAS, encoded by the coding sequence ATGGCACAACATAGTATTCAGACCGATGGTCATTGTCTATCAATTCTTACACACAACGAAGAATACTCTAGTATTCCTGTTGTGTTTATCCATGGCATTACATTAGTAGCTGATTTCTGGCTCCCAACGTTACCCCCTACCCTGGCAACAACCCCCTGTTACTTCATCAACTTGCCTGCCCACTATCCATCCCAGATACTTCCTGAGACTAAGGTTCTTCCCCTTACCTGTGAGCAACTTGCTACCCAGCTTCACAGAGCAATTCAAGCAGTTGTGGGCGATCGTCCTGTCATTTTAGTTGGGTACTCGGCAGGGGGACTAGCAGCTCTCAGTCTAGCGACTTATTATCCTACTTCAGTCAGCCGTGTTCTCTGCATTTCTGGCTCTGCAAATGGGCAATGGAACGGTGTCATGGGAGGGCTTCAGCGATTGTGTTGCATGGGATATTTAGGCATTTGGCTCTTCAAGCTGATATACAAATTATCAACGTTAAATCCAGTACTCTATCGATGGATAAGTGGACTGTTTGCGGGCGATCGCTCCACTTACTTCGATGCGCCTAGCCTAGAGCCTACCCTCACTGCAGTTTATTCCAAGGCTATTCACCACAACCCTGACGATTTAGCTTATCTATTTCATAGCTTTGCAAGCATGGATCTATCAGAAGAACTGTCTCGCATTCAGTCGCCCGTATTAATCCTGGCAGGGGACTGCGACTCTGTAATTTCTCATCGTCAGACTCAGCATCTCGCGAAAACGATTCCCCAAGTAGAACTCCAAGTTTTACCGGGAATGGGGCATATGTTTTTTGCAGAACGTTTGGCCGAGTATCAGCAAGTTCTAACAAGCTGGGTCACTCAAGCAAGTTGA